The following DNA comes from Apium graveolens cultivar Ventura unplaced genomic scaffold, ASM990537v1 ctg4875, whole genome shotgun sequence.
ACATGGATTTTGCATCTTTCATCTCCTGAGCAACATTAAAAgtaagttcaagaagaacttaaAAAATGTTAAAGAGTCTTTCTTCTCAGCGGAAAATGCATACACTATTAAAAAGTTTGAGTATCACATGAGAGAACTTGATAAGGTTGACAGCAGAATAAGAACATTTTTGGAAGAAGTTGGGTATGACAAATGGGCAAGAGTTCATTCACCAAATAACAGGTACTCAAACTTAACATCCAACATTGCTGAATCTTTAAATTCTGTAATCATAGAAATTCGAGAACTCCCAATTTGTACTATGCTAGAGAGTTTTCGTGCTTTGATCCAAAAATGGAGTTGGAGCAATAGAAATATAGCAAATGCAACCTTGATAAGACTAACCAATAAGTTTGAAGATATTTTGAAAGATAATTACCTATACTCCATTAATTTGACGGTAAGATTTTAAATTTTAGAGTTTTTTTAATATATTGAGTATTGAGAAGCAGTGACTTATCTATTCATATGTGTACGCCATATGTGTACGCATCCGACAAATGATGTTTTGTTTGAAGTTCGCAATGATGATAGAAAAGATATAGTTGATATTGGTTTGAGAACCTACACATGCAATAGATTTCAACTGGACCAACTTCCTTGTGCTCATGCAATTGCTGTTTTACTAAAGGCTAATCATGATCCATATGATTATTGTTCACCATATTTCATAAAGGAAGCAATGATTCATTCATATGAAGAGACGGTGTTCCCTGTTGGTCACGAAGACACGTGGGAAGTACCCAAAAATATCAAGTCAATGGCACTATATCCTCCACAAGGACGAGTAAGAGTGGGCAGACCAAAAAAAAGATACAAAGCTTCTTGGGAGACGAATGCAAAACAGCGTGAACAAGTCAAATGCGGGAGTTGCAATCAATACAGACATAATAGGAGAACTTGTCTAAATCCTCCACTCAGACTTGCTTGAATTAGTTACTTTATATGATTACATTGTTTGTTTTTTCTCAAGCAAAGACATAATTATCATTTTATAGTACATAGAATAGAACTACTAGTTTTTTATATTTGACTTTGaggttaaggtatcaagtgacTTTCAGTTGCATTTGAAGTTGATTTTTGTTGCATATTAGCATTATAATGTCTGTTAAAAATTAGCAACAATGAATGCTACACTATATGCAAATATCACCTAATTTGCAACCTTGTGATAAACTTAACTCATTTCTAAAATTTAAAGTGTAGCTTCATTAAGAGCCCTTGCGGGGTCACCTATCCAAATGAATTCAATCTTATCATGCTAGTGCATGATAATTCTTGTAAGAATGTATAAATCTACAATGCAACAACACATGCAACATTATATACAACTAAATACCCACTTATAGTCGTAAATTGTTGAAGTTGCTACTATGCAACTTCATAATCCAATATCCAACATCATATGCAACTTAGTAAATAAATATGCAACTTCAGCAACTTTGACAATTTATGATTTTAATATGAAACTTAGTGCCTGATATGCAATTAACAACTGAATACAAACAAAATAATTCGTAAACGAACACATACATaagtctaggaagttgtttcctcatgtcagcttgtccttctcaaggactgaacgtacggatagtgtgtttgtgttgtttgccattactcagtatctacaataataaaagcgcaaaataaacattagattgtctgagttaaaattttatgttcatatgattatgatatattcataatatatctcccactattttttatcaaattaatagccctaactattaatttggaaagtatatcccataaatctttctagtgagccaagatccatatttcgtcatgttctaagtcaaccactggtatccttaaaacatgattatttaggtagacaacagttgtcaattatatcatatataattcttggataatttggttaacaacaattgatcttatctatctaatagatttttaaccaaactctatgcttctaagttcataatagttgaatataaccgtttatattcaccttattatgatgactcagttaagttagacccaatgatacaacgtccgaatataaccgtttatattcgtcgcatttcaccacgatagatgggagtcccatgccactgacagcccttccccttatcgatctaggatttaatgagtgttcattcattggaaagcatctgattaaaacttaatatttttacttagggatttttaatttagaacgatcatgatcccatcataaagagattcccaatttttccttgaataaagtacttcaaatcaatactcgtcaatggtttgatttccaggtagtggaggagtcacatcggtctcgcttaaaacccacagccttacaagttctatgaacccgttgttgataaaatcgccccatgtcagaaataaagaaaattcgtattttattccgtgtttcataaacacgagaatctcatgatcgtttgttaattttaaatcttgagtcgttacagattttatcttatttaaaggcatggcatgggtgatgtatctaatacatacatgcatcattaatctaattaaaacatgcattttctactctatacatactatttatacattatataaaaagtgcgtaaagtaaacgtgcaacAGTTATGGTCCGATCCTATTTGATCTTTTCAGGgtaatgaaaagatcaaggtcagtctatggtgtaaaaataactattacatatgtcttctctattgcttccattgtctccttggcctccaaggatgcctcctctttcccttgtccttcttggatgttacattaagaattatactaatgaacttacaaaagaactcgagttacattcgagataaaacaactacaaatagaaaacggcatgcaagtcgtatttattacaaaccaaaagaataaaccattacaaataaggtcttaaggccataactatgcaccatgctcaagtaaccattaaagaacatgatagatcatataaagatgacattctatttatcacttatcatgatccaatcaagaataataaataagtaaagcatatgtcataagcacaaattaaaaatgaaaccctaagcacgcggatCAACCTATTTGCTGGCACTTtgtgttgggttccgaaggcataaaatgcagcggataaatgtaaataaaataaaaatttcgaaacccaaaaacaggatccatgtataattatgggcagattatggagataacgaatcatacctttcaagagcttaactttcacgaactcaacggagatcctagctatcatgctttgtgtctacctctcggagaaacacctctatggtatccacacgagcaccttcaagaacgtctcacgaatttgactacggaatggatgtactagcctccttcttgatgatctgaattgcctctgcctctctttgctgctagggttttctcaaaaacgtacaagcctctttaacctatcattatgtatttataatggctgattaaaaaggcccataacagcaaagcccaaccctagtaggtattggattaaataataaaaacgaatttctattatttaattaataactaagtcatacttaattattatgggcataaacattccttttaattcgaatttatattatctcaattaagtcttacttaattataataaaattcaaataatcatcaattaatttaaatccataatttaaattaactattccattaagtgctctatttgtgcgaccctataggctattatttaattggcaataattttattctctaatgaaattataaacaatgagcggtatctagtaatacatcattgttacccaattaaacaataattaaatcgtgattagataaaacctttcgtgattaatgtttttcgtgtaatataatccctttaaccatacatattatagattaaactcgaggcatgtatttagtcatcctcttcaacatttaatccgggtttacttgatccatgagtagattatcaagacaaatcattatttgagcatggccatgcttttataatctcactcaatcaagaggccaataatatctctcctaattataggagggttaaatcctttatctatcattcatatttctcatacgactcatgatatactcgatgtccacttttatcatcacccgatcaaatgtaacttttaatgtagtcaaagtatattaatcctcatatagaaatataatgatttcaagtcaaaggatcgttacaccattatcactgtgagtctttcttatgactttattaaacatgaagaatctcactgtgggtctgtccagtaccatgtactctcacatgtacctatgtattgactttagtatccccatacttataaccaatgagatgtggttatcttgtcaaacaacatactagtctatctatgtattattattgtcctatataataatactcgaccagggacctttaagaatatgaaatattatataatctcaagttcaagtcatgtacttaaactatacaatttgtatcatgattctaaggacatttattatgctaacaaaatatcgcagtaattaagatcataataaatacatttattgaatgatcaactgaca
Coding sequences within:
- the LOC141702325 gene encoding uncharacterized protein LOC141702325, with the protein product MCTHPTNDVLFEVRNDDRKDIVDIGLRTYTCNRFQLDQLPCAHAIAVLLKANHDPYDYCSPYFIKEAMIHSYEETVFPVGHEDTWEVPKNIKSMALYPPQGRVRVGRPKKRYKASWETNAKQREQVKCGSCNQYRHNRRTCLNPPLRLA